In Methanocella sp., the following proteins share a genomic window:
- a CDS encoding NAD(P)/FAD-dependent oxidoreductase: MRVSIIGAGLGGLLAGAALSKEHDVDVYERLDIYGGRFTNLPYKGFQLTTGALHMIPQGPTGPLAELLKQVGAGVNIVRTDPMGCFMTKDNAQISFFNFRELLSSRAQARIPALMAKMLIPKKGTVSDMVWGDPEWLALSDSCCGWALSTLSVDTPAAEASGIIRHVIGGGPGKYNTPGVPMGGCGAVVDALAGVVEKNGGKIHLGSKVDSVLVEDGKAKGVAVDGEKRGADIVISDIGHRLTAGMYDARYLNPKYAGVLQKLRPSEGVKICLAAEEPLVGHPGVVFTPYTQRVNGMNEVTHIDPSLAPEGMHLTMTHQALRSGDVENEIKLGLQDIRNMFQGKKYSVLLVQTYRRDWPVNRIASGFDPGNLTPVKGLYVVGDGAKGRGYIEVEGVAAGVKNLLDALKARS, translated from the coding sequence ATGAGGGTATCCATCATCGGCGCCGGCCTGGGCGGCCTGCTCGCGGGCGCCGCCCTCTCGAAGGAGCACGACGTCGACGTCTACGAGCGGCTCGATATCTACGGCGGCCGGTTCACCAATTTACCTTATAAGGGCTTCCAGCTCACCACGGGCGCCCTCCACATGATCCCACAAGGGCCGACCGGCCCGCTGGCCGAGCTCCTTAAGCAGGTCGGCGCCGGCGTGAATATCGTCAGGACCGATCCCATGGGCTGCTTCATGACGAAGGATAATGCCCAGATCTCTTTCTTTAATTTCAGGGAGCTTTTATCGTCCCGGGCCCAGGCCCGGATACCGGCCCTGATGGCGAAGATGCTCATCCCGAAGAAGGGCACCGTTTCGGACATGGTATGGGGCGACCCCGAGTGGCTGGCGCTTTCGGACAGCTGCTGCGGCTGGGCGCTCTCCACGCTGTCGGTGGACACCCCCGCGGCCGAGGCATCGGGCATCATCCGGCACGTCATCGGCGGCGGCCCCGGTAAGTACAACACTCCGGGCGTGCCCATGGGCGGATGCGGGGCCGTGGTCGATGCCCTGGCCGGCGTGGTGGAGAAGAACGGCGGTAAAATTCATTTAGGCTCGAAGGTCGACTCGGTCCTCGTGGAGGACGGGAAAGCGAAGGGCGTCGCCGTGGACGGCGAAAAGCGCGGGGCCGATATCGTCATATCGGACATCGGGCACCGGCTCACGGCGGGCATGTACGACGCCCGGTACCTCAACCCGAAGTACGCGGGCGTGCTTCAAAAGCTCCGGCCCTCGGAGGGCGTCAAGATCTGCCTGGCCGCGGAGGAGCCGCTCGTCGGCCACCCGGGCGTGGTCTTCACGCCCTACACGCAGCGGGTCAACGGCATGAACGAAGTGACGCACATCGACCCGTCGCTCGCCCCGGAGGGCATGCACCTTACCATGACGCACCAGGCGCTGCGCTCGGGCGACGTGGAAAACGAGATAAAGCTCGGCCTTCAGGACATCAGGAACATGTTCCAGGGCAAGAAATATTCAGTTCTTTTAGTACAAACATATAGGCGCGACTGGCCCGTGAACCGCATCGCCTCGGGCTTCGACCCCGGCAACCTGACGCCGGTGAAAGGCCTGTACGTCGTGGGCGACGGCGCCAAGGGCAGGGGCTACATCGAGGTCGAAGGCGTGGCGGCGGGCGTGAAGAACCTTCTCGACGCCCTGAAGGCCCGGAGCTGA